The following proteins are co-located in the Scomber scombrus chromosome 2, fScoSco1.1, whole genome shotgun sequence genome:
- the LOC133990392 gene encoding uncharacterized protein LOC133990392: MDLISKPRSKSIVWMYFGLKADEKGQPLNSGEAICRLCRKIVLAKGGNTTNLRSHLRRRHRADFFETASSTTSGALFETQGLDLNHEEFFEDVPFLQTAANQNYVPDAVLPPGEPWLHGGPNRAVLSLPSCLCLCGVAGSELSCPGSSGEDQMGEMKVYAKCHLQQGVMFGPYVGEVCRAQMPANLKYAWAIRDDAAFVYVDASDENRSNWMRYVTYTSREEEHNLVVFQFYRHIYYRVTQPITEGAELRVWIGKDYATLLGLGMGENVKCEVGDKETVLRLLQDIQLVTLPEPSSSSLWSDHSQSQSPMPIINDVTTMSHPDAVNDLGAISAAALTSSPLISFPSPGLHQLEKYDFMPGTEKLLSNPNATHNSPWYFFGFEPDPTGRPLDRSTAVCKLCGERVGCGGGAADIQNHLTSKHHIRPRDINKERSLLTIGQQRTQAMMVNSGLISTFPLVLSTQVTDAITNFLIMDLQPPALVEGEGFKQLIHTLLPSYKDLPSPCQLENLLKEQHTKGRTSLAQLLRRKTGSGENEEIPDYTVPIEYEPRRRGRPPSHRREVPHFVTLSVDVWFHNWQGNTDMYLTLWAHYIDSNFSFQNLALTTQRPTESGVKDYSLRAVEAQVKVMAQEWGISQPNLVLLGGEGRNKMRLVPIKSEKGGEASGSIPHPNSTTFLERDDLVSPEEPHGLEQSHSSEGLPSVPCFFRAVQGCIEEVMSHPVISKTLTQFQGVLSTLFLPPALNKELYQYHTQTLSQGMTKQEYAELKSWAHSRPTWNKLYPLLSMLIKHKSLFCDMVKEIKGEGLSKEDSASESSSSGSCHANSTSNTFSSSFVPLRSEWKVMEELCLVLKPLDVACRTLAKEAFPRLSLIKPILTGLLSRHLVSRPGDMSSTLKEVKRTMRRSLASCYDNPVVNRVLCVACSLDPQFHGLGFMEEKEQTATFDWLKKEAVRIVKEDRRRGHCKSKRSPSPGSPESESDFLRRSKRLKESRPINFREIEDEEYESDTGEADESESADPGSQGGLSGMEFLLGDLFCSTPRSRHSSVEESVDMEMSVFRADKGASLGVEPLQWWRTKAVQFPLLSTVARAYLAAPAVAGNTAQDFVQEGAGATYRKRANIPPESLDAILFLHHNHMTTSEGGQTALRNEDKSSVLEKVP, translated from the exons ATGGATCTCATCAGCAAACCAAGAAGCAAGTCTATCGTGTGGATGTATTTCGGCCTGAAAGCGGATGAGAAGGGACAGCCACTGAACTCCGGCGAGGCAATTTGTCGTTTGTGCCGAAAAATTGTGCTCGCAAAAGGTGGAAACACCACGAATTTAAGAAGTCATCTGAGACGTCGACACCGTGCTGATTTTTTCGAGACTGCTTCCTCCACGACCTCCGGAGCTTTGTTTGAGACTCAAG gtttgGATTTAAACCATGAGGAATTCTTTGAGGATGTTCCGTTTCTTCAGACTGCTGCAAACCAGAACTATGTCCCAGATGCCGTGCTGCCGCCTGGGGAGCCGTGGCTCCATGGCGGCCCCAACCGAGCGGTGCTTTCTCTGCCCTcctgtctgtgcctgtgtgggGTTGCTGGGTCTGAACTATCTTGTCCTGGATCGTCTGGTGAGGACCAGATGGGAGAGATGAAGGTGTACGCCAAGTGTCACCTTCAGCAAGGCGTAATGTTTGGACCCTATGTAGGAGAAGTGTGCAGGGCACAAATGCCTGCTAACCTCAAATATGCCTGGGCT ATCAGGGATGATGCTGCTTTTGTGTATGTCGATGCTTCTGATGAAAACAGATCTAACTGGATGAG aTATGTAACATACACCAGCAGGGAGGAAGAACACAACCTGGTCGTTTTCCAGTTTTACCGTCACATCTACTACAGGGTCACCCAGCCCATCACAGAGGGAGCGGAGCTCAGGGTCTGGATCGGCAAGGACTATGCCACCCTGCTGGGCCTCGGGATGG GTGagaatgtgaaatgtgaagttGGAGACAAGGAGACGGTTCTGAGGCTCCTGCAGGACATCCAATTGGTCACTCTCCCAGAACCCAGCAGCTCCTCCCTGTGGTCAGACCACAGCCAGTCACAGAGCCCCATGCCTATTATCAACGACGTGACCACCATGTCACACCCCGACGCAGTTAATGATTTGGGGGCCATTTCTGCCGCTGCCCTTACCTCCTCCCCGCTCATCTCCTTCCCATCACCTGGCTTGCATCAGTTGGAAAAGTATGATTTTATGCCTGGAACTGAGAAACTGCTGAGTAACCCGAACGCCACGCACAACAGCCCCTGGTACTTCTTTGGGTTCGAGCCGGACCCCACTGGGCGACCGCTGGACCGAAGCACAGCGGTTTGTAAGCTGTGTGGGGAGCGAGTGGGCTGCGGGGGAGGAGCTGCAGATATCCAAAACCATCTGACCAGCAAGCACCACATCAGACCACGTGACATCAACAAGGAACGCAGTCTTCTGACCATAG GTCAACAACGCACACAGGCAATGATGGTTAACAGCGGTCTGATCAGTACGTTCCCACTGGTACTTTCTACTcaagtgacagatgccatcacCAACTTTCTCATCATGGATCTCCAGCCGCCAGCTCTGGTAGAAGGAGAGGGCTTCAAACAGCTGATCCACACCCTGCTACCCTCCTACAAGGACCTGCCGTCACCTTGCCAGCTGGAGAACCTCCTAAAAGAACAGCACACTAAAGGCAGGACCAGCCTGGCTCAGCTCCTGAGGAGGAAAACTGGCAGTGGAGAGAATGAGGAGATACCTGACTACACTGTTCCCATCGAGTATGAGCCCAGGAGGCGTGGGAGACCTCCCAGTCATCGGAGAGAGGTTCCTCACTTTGTCACTTTAAGTGTGGATGTTTGGTTCCACAACTGGCAGGGCAATACTGACATGTACCTAACCCTCTGGGCACACTACATAGACTCTAACTTTAGTTTTCAGAACCTTGCCCTGACAACCCAAAGACCGACAGAGAGTGGAGTGAAAGACTATAGCCTTCGAGCAGTGGAGGCCCAAGTGAAAGTTATGGCACAGGAGTGGGGTATCTCCCAGCCTAATCTGGTCTTGctgggaggggagggaaggaacaAGATGAGACTGGTACCAATAAAAAGCGAGAAAGGCGGAGAAGCTTCAGGAAGCATCCCTCACCCGAACTCAACAACCTTTCTTGAGAGGGATGACTTGGTATCACCTGAGGAACCACATGGTTTAGAACAGAGCCATTCAAGTGAAGGTTTACCATCTGTCCCATGCTTCTTCAGAGCTGTACAAGGCTGCATTGAGGAAGTGATGTCACACCCTGTCATCTCTAAGACCCTCACCCAATTCCAGGGTGTTCTTTCAACCCTCTTTCTGCCACCTGCTCTAAACAAAGAATTATATCAGTACCACACCCAGACACTGTCGCAAGGCATGACGAAACAGGAGTATGCAGAGCTGAAGTCATGGGCTCACAGTCGGCCCACCTGGAATAAGCTGTATCCCCTGCTGAGCATGCTCATCAAACATAAAAGCCTTTTCTGTGATATGGTAAAAGAGATAAAAGGGGAGGGCTTGTCCAAAGAAGACAGTGCTTCAGAGTCCAGTTCATCTGGCAGCTGCCACGCCAACTCCACCTCCAACACGTTTTCTTCCAGCTTCGTGCCTTTGCGTTCTGAATGGAAGGTTATGGAGGAGCTGTGTTTGGTCCTCAAACCTCTGGATGTGGCGTGTCGAACCCTCGCCAAGGAGGCCTTCCCCCGTCTGTCCCTTATCAAACCCATTCTCACCGGCCTGCTTTCCCGCCACCTCGTATCCCGGCCGGGAGACATGTCATCCACCTTGAAAGAGGTGAAGAGGACGATGAGGAGGAGCTTGGCGAGCTGTTATGACAACCCTGTTGTCAACAGGGTTTTGTGTGTGGCGTGTTCCCTCGATCCCCAGTTCCACGGGCTGGGATTCATGGAGGAGAAG GAGCAGACAGCGACTTTTGATTGGCTGAAGAAAGAGGCTGTCAGGATAGtgaaggaggacaggaggagaggtCATTGTAAGAGCAAGAGGAGCCCCTCCCCTGGGTCACCAGAGTCAGAGAGTGACTTCTTGAGGAGAAGCAAACGGCTCAAAGAATCCCGCCCGATCAACTTCAGAGAGATCGAAGATGAAGAATACGAGAGCGACACAGGGGAGGCAGACGAGAGCGAGTCTGCAGACCCAGGCTCACAGGGCGGACTCTCTGGTATGGAGTTCCTGCTTGGAGACCTGTTTTGCTCCACCCCTCGGAGCAGGCATAGCTCCGTGGAGGAGTCTGTGGACATGGAGATGTCTGTCTTTAGAGCAGACAAGGGGGCTTCGCTGGGAGTGGAGCCCCTGCAGTGGTGGAGGACAAAAGCGGTGCAGTTCCCTCTGCTGTCCACAGTGGCACGAGCCTACCTGGCTGCCCCGGCCGTGGCAGGGAACACTGCACAGGACTTTGTGCAGGAAGGAGCGGGAGCGACGTACAGAAAGAGAGCCAACATTCCACCAGAAAGTTTAGACGCAATCCTGTTTCTGCACCACAACCACATGACCACCAGTGAGGGTGGGCAAACAGCTCTTAGGAATGAAGACAAGAGCAGTGTGTTGGAGAAGGTCCCTTAA